Proteins encoded by one window of Lycium barbarum isolate Lr01 chromosome 11, ASM1917538v2, whole genome shotgun sequence:
- the LOC132616541 gene encoding F-box protein CPR1-like isoform X2, which produces MSEYLPQELMLDIFTRLPIKSILRCTSLCKSWYSLLTSSNFISMHLNRKQDEHILVRHFSRNPEKEIYSLFCDNENLDQYAQYDLPFNCSNFFFNIVGSCNGIFCLNDEMSFCSAFYLWNPSIRKSVKLPNPTFRADGSFDPTLGFGFDPVTNDYKVVKVLHTTYGMPPTAELYKLSTGVWKDISHVALSHVFFSRAPRVYLNRASHWVASRWEEGSIRSVIVSFDMHDETFSVIMLPSLVSEIKQYCEGTNLFVLDESLCLVNYNYDGTIDMWMMKEYGEAESWVKQYNISSRRIPYQPEVSHYLIKLIATRKNGEMLWAENDGLLLSVDHANQKIKDLGVRDSLNTNYLSHYSLYVNSYKESLVLLDKWRDYCAEDACEESFNSRKRELKRWRKKLLKTNAKRRLRVVSLLHISGLLYLSKTKGKWSRRKERKKSVRLML; this is translated from the exons ATGTCGGAGTATTTGCCACAGGAATTGATGCTTGACATCTTCACAAGACTGCCCATTAAGTCAATACTTCGATGCACAAGTTTGTGCAAGTCATGGTACTCTCTTCTTACTAGCTCTAATTTTATCTCCATGCATCTCAACCGAAAACAAGATGAGCACATCTTAGTTCGACATTTCTCTAGAAACCCCGAAAAAGAAATATATAGTTTATTCTGTGACAATGAGAATTTGGATCAGTATGCCCAGTATGATTTGCCATTTAACTGCAGTAACTTTTTCTTTAATATTGTGGGTAGTTGTAATGGGATTTTCTGCCTTAACGATGAGATGAGCTTTTGTAGTGCTTTCTATCTTTGGAACCCGTCTATCAGAAAGTCCGTAAAACTCCCAAATCCTACATTTAGGGCAGACGGTAGTTTTGATCCTACGCTGGGGTTTGGATTCGATCCTGTTACAAACGACTACAAGGTGGTAAAAGTATTACACACTACTTATGGTATGCCACCTACTGCTGAGCTTTATAAGCTCAGCACAGGTGTTTGGAAAGACATTAGTCATGTAGCTCTGTCTCATGTATTCTTTTCCCGCGCACCGCGGGTGTACCTGAATAGAGCTTCCCATTGGGTTGCTTCCAGGTGGGAAGAAGGATCAATTCGGAGTGTGATTGTTTCGTTTGATATGCATGATGAGACATTCTCGGTGATAATGTTACCTAGTTTAGTTAGTGAGATAAAGCAATATTGTGAAGGAACAAACCTTTTTGTGTTAGATGAGTCACTTTGTTTGGTTAATTATAACTATGACGGCACAATTGATATGTGGATGATGAAAGAGTATGGTGAAGCAGAATCATGGGTGAAACAATACAACATTAGTTCTCGTCGCATTCCATATCAGCCCGAGGTTAGTCATTACTTGATAAAGCTAATAGCTACTAGAAAAAATGGTGAAATGTTGTGGGCAGAAAACGATGGACTATTGTTGTCAGTTGATCATGCAAATCAAAAGATAAAGGATCTTGGCGTTCGTGACTCTCTAAATACCAATTACCTGTCTCACTATTCACTTTATGTTAATTCTTACAAAGAGAGTCTTGTTTTACTTGATAAATGGAGAGATTATTGTGCTGAAGACGCTTGTGAAGAGTCATTCAATTCACGAAAGAGAGAGCTCAAACGTTGGAGAAAGAAGTTGTTAAAGACAAACGCCAAAAGGAGGCTACGGGTTGTATCTCTCTTGCACATCAGTGGACTGCTGTATCTGTCAAAAACGAAAGGGAAATGGTCGCGgagaaaagaaaggaagaaaag TGTCAGGCTGATGCTGTAG
- the LOC132616541 gene encoding F-box protein CPR1-like isoform X1 produces the protein MSEYLPQELMLDIFTRLPIKSILRCTSLCKSWYSLLTSSNFISMHLNRKQDEHILVRHFSRNPEKEIYSLFCDNENLDQYAQYDLPFNCSNFFFNIVGSCNGIFCLNDEMSFCSAFYLWNPSIRKSVKLPNPTFRADGSFDPTLGFGFDPVTNDYKVVKVLHTTYGMPPTAELYKLSTGVWKDISHVALSHVFFSRAPRVYLNRASHWVASRWEEGSIRSVIVSFDMHDETFSVIMLPSLVSEIKQYCEGTNLFVLDESLCLVNYNYDGTIDMWMMKEYGEAESWVKQYNISSRRIPYQPEVSHYLIKLIATRKNGEMLWAENDGLLLSVDHANQKIKDLGVRDSLNTNYLSHYSLYVNSYKESLVLLDKWRDYCAEDACEESFNSRKRELKRWRKKLLKTNAKRRLRVVSLLHISGLLYLSKTKGKWSRRKERKKRQVKRHPFSIYCP, from the coding sequence ATGTCGGAGTATTTGCCACAGGAATTGATGCTTGACATCTTCACAAGACTGCCCATTAAGTCAATACTTCGATGCACAAGTTTGTGCAAGTCATGGTACTCTCTTCTTACTAGCTCTAATTTTATCTCCATGCATCTCAACCGAAAACAAGATGAGCACATCTTAGTTCGACATTTCTCTAGAAACCCCGAAAAAGAAATATATAGTTTATTCTGTGACAATGAGAATTTGGATCAGTATGCCCAGTATGATTTGCCATTTAACTGCAGTAACTTTTTCTTTAATATTGTGGGTAGTTGTAATGGGATTTTCTGCCTTAACGATGAGATGAGCTTTTGTAGTGCTTTCTATCTTTGGAACCCGTCTATCAGAAAGTCCGTAAAACTCCCAAATCCTACATTTAGGGCAGACGGTAGTTTTGATCCTACGCTGGGGTTTGGATTCGATCCTGTTACAAACGACTACAAGGTGGTAAAAGTATTACACACTACTTATGGTATGCCACCTACTGCTGAGCTTTATAAGCTCAGCACAGGTGTTTGGAAAGACATTAGTCATGTAGCTCTGTCTCATGTATTCTTTTCCCGCGCACCGCGGGTGTACCTGAATAGAGCTTCCCATTGGGTTGCTTCCAGGTGGGAAGAAGGATCAATTCGGAGTGTGATTGTTTCGTTTGATATGCATGATGAGACATTCTCGGTGATAATGTTACCTAGTTTAGTTAGTGAGATAAAGCAATATTGTGAAGGAACAAACCTTTTTGTGTTAGATGAGTCACTTTGTTTGGTTAATTATAACTATGACGGCACAATTGATATGTGGATGATGAAAGAGTATGGTGAAGCAGAATCATGGGTGAAACAATACAACATTAGTTCTCGTCGCATTCCATATCAGCCCGAGGTTAGTCATTACTTGATAAAGCTAATAGCTACTAGAAAAAATGGTGAAATGTTGTGGGCAGAAAACGATGGACTATTGTTGTCAGTTGATCATGCAAATCAAAAGATAAAGGATCTTGGCGTTCGTGACTCTCTAAATACCAATTACCTGTCTCACTATTCACTTTATGTTAATTCTTACAAAGAGAGTCTTGTTTTACTTGATAAATGGAGAGATTATTGTGCTGAAGACGCTTGTGAAGAGTCATTCAATTCACGAAAGAGAGAGCTCAAACGTTGGAGAAAGAAGTTGTTAAAGACAAACGCCAAAAGGAGGCTACGGGTTGTATCTCTCTTGCACATCAGTGGACTGCTGTATCTGTCAAAAACGAAAGGGAAATGGTCGCGgagaaaagaaaggaagaaaaggcAAGTCAAAAGACATCCATTTTCTATTTATTGCCCTTAG